A single window of Lepisosteus oculatus isolate fLepOcu1 chromosome 29, fLepOcu1.hap2, whole genome shotgun sequence DNA harbors:
- the LOC102698371 gene encoding calcium/calmodulin-dependent protein kinase type IV isoform X1 has translation MPASGSGANPVEYWVDGSRRDVAIGNYYSMGPELGRGATSVVFRCEEKQTQKPYAAKILKKTIDKKIVRTEIGVLLRLSHPNIIRLKDIFETESEIALVLELVTGGELFDRIVERGYYSERDAAHVIKQILEAVAYLHENGVVHRDLKPENLLYADLSLDAPLKIADFGLSKIVDEQVTMKTVCGTPGYCAPEILRGNAYGPEVDMWSVGVILYILLCGFEPFFDPRGDQYMYSRILNCDYEFVSPWWDEVSLNAKDLVSKLIVLDPHKRLTVQQALQHPWVLGKAARFSHMDSTQRKLQEFNARRKLKAAMKAIVATSRIGNHSQHEGSRGNRRAGSPGGQVDKAPRKGSMQTEPSQGAPGHSAVKDRQASAEDSPSTGSPEPRPKSPQPGPQRPLGSPDKASKHHSSKPDIHKQASAVPKTAVVKPRPPRKSCSVEPTNEHDASPTIVPATPKNLSNGFRMESTNKRTQR, from the exons ATGCCCGCATCCGGGTCCGGTGCCAATCCGGTGGAGTACTGGGTTGACGGGTCCCGTCGCGATGTTGCCATCGGGAATTACTACAGCATGGGCCCGGAATTAGGAAG GGGGGCCACATCTGTagttttcaggtgtgaagagaaACAGACTCAGAAGCCCTACGCAGCAAAGATACTAAAGAAAACG aTTGACAAGAAAATTGTGAGGACTGAAATTGGCGTCCTGTTACGTCTTTCTCACCCGAATATA ATCAGGCTGAAGGACATCTTTGAGACAGAATCGGAGATCGCCCTTGTGCTGGAGCTGGTGACCGGAGGAGAGCTGTTTGACAG GATCGTGGAGAGGGGCTATTACAGCGAGCGAGACGCTGCTCACGTCATCAAGCAGATCCTGGAGGCCGTGGCG TATTTGCATGAGAATGGAGTGGTACACCGGGACCTGAAGCCAGAGAACCTGCTGTATGCTGACTTGTCACTGGACGCTCCCCTGAAGATAG CGGACTTTGGCCTGTCCAAGATTGTGGACGAGCAGGTCACCATGAAGACAGTGTGTGGCACCCCTGGCTATTGTG CTCCTGAGATATTGAGAGGCAATGCTTATGGGCCAGAAGTGGATATGTGGTCAGTGGGGGTCATTTTGTACATATT GCTCTGTGGGTTTGAACCATTCTTCGACCCCAGGGGGGATCAGTACATGTACAGCCGTATTCTGAACTGCGACTATGAGTTTGTCTCCCCCTGGTGGGATGAAGTCTCCCTCAACGCCAAGGACCTG GTCAGTAAGCTGATCGTGCTGGATCCACACAAGCGTCTGACTGTTCAGCAGGCACTGCAACACCCCTGGGTGCTGGGTAAAGCAGCTCGCTTCTCCCACATGGACTCGACGCAGAGGAAGTTGCAGGAATTTAATGCACGTCGCAAACTGAAG GCCGCAATGAAGGCCATCGTGGCAACGAGTCGCATCGGGAACCACAGCCAGCACGAGGGCTCCCGGGGGAACAGACGGGCAGGCAGCCCCGGAGGACAGGTGGACAAGGCGCCCAGAAAAGGCAGCATGCAGACAGAGCCTTCCCAGGGTGCTCCAGGGCACAGCGCCGTGAAGGACAGGCAGGCCTCGGCGGAGGACTCCCCCAGCACTGGCTCCCCGGAGCCTCGTCCTAAATCCCCCCAGCCTGGCCCACAAAGGCCTCTGGGAAGTCCGGACAAAGCCTCCAAACATCACTCCAGCAAGCCCGACATCCACAAACAAGCCTCAGCCGTCCCGAAAACGGCTGTCGTCAAGCCAAGACCCCCCAGAAAGAGCTGTTCTGTGGAACCTACCAATGAGCACGATGCATCACCTACCATAGTCCCTGCTACCCCAAAAAACCTCAGCAATGGTTTCAGGATGGAGTCAACCAACAAGAGGACGCAGCGCTAA
- the pwwp3a gene encoding PWWP domain-containing DNA repair factor 3A isoform X1 has product MDEPMYLLCKWEGRLWPAKILRKSARHSRRADGLEVEILGVKKRICVKQKETAPLTQGSIETISLQLDLDAEKQRIIRIFLDKDDSDEEFVGFPHECTQAVQETGIKERDPIQELLYRKALRLALNVLSSSDSHCTLPSNPGKAPEGACQIKPFITEKSHQCTFTLGGTVEPKMRHKPRTANLEMRKEQPKRVPQGQQGTQNRRAAVLPKSGTGEKAHEDGLVRGPKTRQSGLRAQAEAQKRHLPQAGKSGSKRKASGGSSPLLTRENRHLRPRRLMSSLDLKCPAAVSPLSKRDNKTMCSTPTKLNTVQHSQVGKGAPRNNVKPSFSTPSPKKGPCQKTTFPETPSPRIPKGDHAALQNGGTPHVLPSPPDSDLDTYRSTGGVKQRRGRPRLRDFPVSSTPVSELEELSPRSQTRTEESTPKRKAPRTAQKLFESLKSRQDPRPELVHCGKARCGGRPRKGAAEEPAGRQDASDCGRADTAPSSKRRRRNQSCLELGGTQTSEQSELPLPPFEPEGPETDEPGEESDLSIELSLHNEPDMQSSLLQEEDEEEDEELPSFSLTRENKPSSITEGICVWCKFRNYPFWPAMVKRVNHRNKKASIIFIDDLLFDKKRVQKGFCVSLRTLKPFDCEETDQFVVKAREKYNTAINWCLELIRDYRIRKACGSFSGSFIEYFADDISCPVRKMYLQDSSNVSFPSTLIMEEQKEGSDVHLDSTPSRCRQSKKLLPDRSKALRNRANEKLVQFIVKNQGLEKHLQAIISGRENSKWMKEFLKFSRFMSWVDTYLEDEAQVDLVYSYLKSIYENAPETAPFLTEVDTIRFILDVLLPEAIIYAIAAVDKISLDKAEVKFLKGPDLSIREREEFDMQIEKEMMMKALSLNAQEPKPL; this is encoded by the exons ATGGATGAACCCATGTACCTCCTCTGTAAGTGGGAAGGACGCCTGTGGCCAGCCAAG ATTTTGAGAAAATCTGCTCGGCACTCCAGAAGGGCTGATGGGCTAGAAGTGGAAATATTGGGTGTGAAAAAAAG GATCTGTGTGAAGCAGAAGGAGACGGCACCCCTGACACAAGGCAGCATTGAGACCATCTCCCTGCAGCTTG ATCTGGATGCTGAAAAGCAGCGTATTATACGGATCTTTTTGGACAAAGATGACAGCGATGAGGAGTTTGTGGGATTTCCCCATGAATGTACCCAAGCTG TTCAGGAGACTGGGATCAAAGAAAGGGATCCTATTCAGGAGTTGCTTTACCGGAAAGCACTACGCTTGGCTTTAAATGTGTTATCCAGCAGTGACTCTCATTGCACTTTGCCCTCGAACCCCGGGAAAGCACCTGAGGGGGCCTGCCAGATCAAGCCTTTCATAACCGAAAAATCACACCAGTGTACCTTTACCCTTGGCGGAACAGTAGAACCAAAGATGAGACACAAGCCAAGGACAGCTAACCTTGAGATGAGAAAGGAACAGCCGAAACGCGTTCCTCAGGGTCAACAGGGGACACAAAACAGAAGAGCTGCAGTTCTGCCCAagtctgggacaggagagaAGGCACACGAGGACGGTCTCGTGAGAGGGCCAAAGACTCGGCAGTCTGGCCTCAGGGCACAGGCAGAGGCACAGAAACGCCACCTTCCACAGGCAGGAAAGAGCGGGAGCAAGAGGAAAGCTTCAGGAGGGTCGTCTCCACTGTTGACAAGGGAGAACCGCCATCTGCGGCCACGCAGGCTAATGAGCAGCTTGGATCTGAAGTGCCCAGCTGCGGTCTCTCCACTGAGTAAGCGGGACAACAAGACAATGTGCTCCACGCCAACCAAACTGAACACTGTGCAGCATTCTCAGGTGGGGAAAGGGGCTCCTAGAAATAATGTAAAGCCTTCGTTTTCTACCCCCAGCCCCAAGAAAGGACCTTGTCAAAAAACAACATTCCCAGAAACCCCGAGCCCCCGTATCCCGAAGGGGGACCACGCTGCCTTGCAGAACGGGGGTACCCCACAcgtcctcccctctcccccagaCTCTGACCTTGACACTTATCGCAGTACGGGCGGGGTGAAACAGAGGAGAGGGAGGCCTCGTTTGCGAGACTTTCCTGTGAGCTCCACGCCTGTGAGTGAGTTGGAGGAGCTGTCTCCGAGGAGCCAGACACGGACCGAGGAGAGCACGCCAAAGAGAAAGGCACCCAGGACAGCACAGAAGCTCTTTGAGAGCCTTAAGAGTCGACAG GACCCTCGGCCGGAGCTGGTGCACTGCGGCAAAGCCAGGTGTGGGGGCCGGCCCAGGAAGGGGGCCGCGGAGGAGCCGGCCGGCCGGCAGGACGCAAGCGACTGTGGCCGCGCGGACACGGCCCCTTCCTCAAAGCGGAGACGGCGGAACCAGAGTTGTCTGGAGCTGGGCGGCACGCAGACATCCGAGCAGTCGGAGCTCCCCCTGCCTCCGTTTGAGCCGGAGGGACCGGAAACCGATGAGCCAG GGGAAGAATCTGACTTGTCCATTGAGCTGAGTTTGCACAATGAACCCGATATGCAGAGTTCTCTGCTGCAGGAGGAAGATGAAGAAGAAGATGAAGAGCTTCCCAGTTTCTCTTTGACAAGGGAGAACA AGCCTTCATCCATCACAGAGGGAATATGTGTCTGGTGTAAATTCAGAAACTACCCTTTCTGGCCAGCAATG GTAAAACGTGTGAACCATAGGAATAAAAAGGCAAGCATCATCTTCATTGATGACTTGTTGTTTGACAAGAAAAGAGTTCAAAAGGG ATTTTGTGTGTCCTTAAGAACCTTGAAACCTTTTGACTGTGAAGAGACAGATCAGTTTGTG GTTAAAGCTCGGGAGAAGTATAATACAGCCATCAACTGGTGCTTGGAGCTGATTCGGGACTACCGGATTCGCAAAG CCTGCGGTTCCTTCTCTGGCTCTTTTATTGAATACTTTGCAGATGACATAA GCTGCCCAGTCAGGAAGATGTACCTGCAGGACTCCTCCAATGTGTCCTTTCCCAGCACGCTGATAATGGAGGAGCAGAAGGAAGGATCGGATGTACATCTGGACAGCACACCATCCCGCTGCAGGCAGTCCAAGAAGCTGCTGCCTGACCGCTCCAAGGCTCTCCGGAACCGAGCGAACGAGAAACTGGTCCAGTTTATTGTCAAGAATCAGGGATTGGAGAAGCACCTGCAG GCGATCATCAGTGGCAGAGAGAACTCCAAGTGGATGAAGGAGTTCCTCAAGTTCAGCCGCTTCATGTCCTGGGTGGACACCTACCTGGAGGACGAGGCCCAGGTGGACCTGGTGTACAGCTACCTGAAGTCCATCTACGAGAATGCACCTGAGACCGCACCCTTCCTGACCGAGGTGGACACCATCCGCTTCATCCTGGACGTGCTGCTGCCCGAG
- the LOC102698371 gene encoding calcium/calmodulin-dependent protein kinase type IV isoform X2, with protein sequence MKTVCGTPGYCAPEILRGNAYGPEVDMWSVGVILYILLCGFEPFFDPRGDQYMYSRILNCDYEFVSPWWDEVSLNAKDLVSKLIVLDPHKRLTVQQALQHPWVLGKAARFSHMDSTQRKLQEFNARRKLKAAMKAIVATSRIGNHSQHEGSRGNRRAGSPGGQVDKAPRKGSMQTEPSQGAPGHSAVKDRQASAEDSPSTGSPEPRPKSPQPGPQRPLGSPDKASKHHSSKPDIHKQASAVPKTAVVKPRPPRKSCSVEPTNEHDASPTIVPATPKNLSNGFRMESTNKRTQR encoded by the exons ATGAAGACAGTGTGTGGCACCCCTGGCTATTGTG CTCCTGAGATATTGAGAGGCAATGCTTATGGGCCAGAAGTGGATATGTGGTCAGTGGGGGTCATTTTGTACATATT GCTCTGTGGGTTTGAACCATTCTTCGACCCCAGGGGGGATCAGTACATGTACAGCCGTATTCTGAACTGCGACTATGAGTTTGTCTCCCCCTGGTGGGATGAAGTCTCCCTCAACGCCAAGGACCTG GTCAGTAAGCTGATCGTGCTGGATCCACACAAGCGTCTGACTGTTCAGCAGGCACTGCAACACCCCTGGGTGCTGGGTAAAGCAGCTCGCTTCTCCCACATGGACTCGACGCAGAGGAAGTTGCAGGAATTTAATGCACGTCGCAAACTGAAG GCCGCAATGAAGGCCATCGTGGCAACGAGTCGCATCGGGAACCACAGCCAGCACGAGGGCTCCCGGGGGAACAGACGGGCAGGCAGCCCCGGAGGACAGGTGGACAAGGCGCCCAGAAAAGGCAGCATGCAGACAGAGCCTTCCCAGGGTGCTCCAGGGCACAGCGCCGTGAAGGACAGGCAGGCCTCGGCGGAGGACTCCCCCAGCACTGGCTCCCCGGAGCCTCGTCCTAAATCCCCCCAGCCTGGCCCACAAAGGCCTCTGGGAAGTCCGGACAAAGCCTCCAAACATCACTCCAGCAAGCCCGACATCCACAAACAAGCCTCAGCCGTCCCGAAAACGGCTGTCGTCAAGCCAAGACCCCCCAGAAAGAGCTGTTCTGTGGAACCTACCAATGAGCACGATGCATCACCTACCATAGTCCCTGCTACCCCAAAAAACCTCAGCAATGGTTTCAGGATGGAGTCAACCAACAAGAGGACGCAGCGCTAA
- the pwwp3a gene encoding PWWP domain-containing DNA repair factor 3A isoform X2 — translation MNPCTSSILRKSARHSRRADGLEVEILGVKKRICVKQKETAPLTQGSIETISLQLDLDAEKQRIIRIFLDKDDSDEEFVGFPHECTQAVQETGIKERDPIQELLYRKALRLALNVLSSSDSHCTLPSNPGKAPEGACQIKPFITEKSHQCTFTLGGTVEPKMRHKPRTANLEMRKEQPKRVPQGQQGTQNRRAAVLPKSGTGEKAHEDGLVRGPKTRQSGLRAQAEAQKRHLPQAGKSGSKRKASGGSSPLLTRENRHLRPRRLMSSLDLKCPAAVSPLSKRDNKTMCSTPTKLNTVQHSQVGKGAPRNNVKPSFSTPSPKKGPCQKTTFPETPSPRIPKGDHAALQNGGTPHVLPSPPDSDLDTYRSTGGVKQRRGRPRLRDFPVSSTPVSELEELSPRSQTRTEESTPKRKAPRTAQKLFESLKSRQDPRPELVHCGKARCGGRPRKGAAEEPAGRQDASDCGRADTAPSSKRRRRNQSCLELGGTQTSEQSELPLPPFEPEGPETDEPGEESDLSIELSLHNEPDMQSSLLQEEDEEEDEELPSFSLTRENKPSSITEGICVWCKFRNYPFWPAMVKRVNHRNKKASIIFIDDLLFDKKRVQKGFCVSLRTLKPFDCEETDQFVVKAREKYNTAINWCLELIRDYRIRKACGSFSGSFIEYFADDISCPVRKMYLQDSSNVSFPSTLIMEEQKEGSDVHLDSTPSRCRQSKKLLPDRSKALRNRANEKLVQFIVKNQGLEKHLQAIISGRENSKWMKEFLKFSRFMSWVDTYLEDEAQVDLVYSYLKSIYENAPETAPFLTEVDTIRFILDVLLPEAIIYAIAAVDKISLDKAEVKFLKGPDLSIREREEFDMQIEKEMMMKALSLNAQEPKPL, via the exons ATGAACCCATGTACCTCCTCT ATTTTGAGAAAATCTGCTCGGCACTCCAGAAGGGCTGATGGGCTAGAAGTGGAAATATTGGGTGTGAAAAAAAG GATCTGTGTGAAGCAGAAGGAGACGGCACCCCTGACACAAGGCAGCATTGAGACCATCTCCCTGCAGCTTG ATCTGGATGCTGAAAAGCAGCGTATTATACGGATCTTTTTGGACAAAGATGACAGCGATGAGGAGTTTGTGGGATTTCCCCATGAATGTACCCAAGCTG TTCAGGAGACTGGGATCAAAGAAAGGGATCCTATTCAGGAGTTGCTTTACCGGAAAGCACTACGCTTGGCTTTAAATGTGTTATCCAGCAGTGACTCTCATTGCACTTTGCCCTCGAACCCCGGGAAAGCACCTGAGGGGGCCTGCCAGATCAAGCCTTTCATAACCGAAAAATCACACCAGTGTACCTTTACCCTTGGCGGAACAGTAGAACCAAAGATGAGACACAAGCCAAGGACAGCTAACCTTGAGATGAGAAAGGAACAGCCGAAACGCGTTCCTCAGGGTCAACAGGGGACACAAAACAGAAGAGCTGCAGTTCTGCCCAagtctgggacaggagagaAGGCACACGAGGACGGTCTCGTGAGAGGGCCAAAGACTCGGCAGTCTGGCCTCAGGGCACAGGCAGAGGCACAGAAACGCCACCTTCCACAGGCAGGAAAGAGCGGGAGCAAGAGGAAAGCTTCAGGAGGGTCGTCTCCACTGTTGACAAGGGAGAACCGCCATCTGCGGCCACGCAGGCTAATGAGCAGCTTGGATCTGAAGTGCCCAGCTGCGGTCTCTCCACTGAGTAAGCGGGACAACAAGACAATGTGCTCCACGCCAACCAAACTGAACACTGTGCAGCATTCTCAGGTGGGGAAAGGGGCTCCTAGAAATAATGTAAAGCCTTCGTTTTCTACCCCCAGCCCCAAGAAAGGACCTTGTCAAAAAACAACATTCCCAGAAACCCCGAGCCCCCGTATCCCGAAGGGGGACCACGCTGCCTTGCAGAACGGGGGTACCCCACAcgtcctcccctctcccccagaCTCTGACCTTGACACTTATCGCAGTACGGGCGGGGTGAAACAGAGGAGAGGGAGGCCTCGTTTGCGAGACTTTCCTGTGAGCTCCACGCCTGTGAGTGAGTTGGAGGAGCTGTCTCCGAGGAGCCAGACACGGACCGAGGAGAGCACGCCAAAGAGAAAGGCACCCAGGACAGCACAGAAGCTCTTTGAGAGCCTTAAGAGTCGACAG GACCCTCGGCCGGAGCTGGTGCACTGCGGCAAAGCCAGGTGTGGGGGCCGGCCCAGGAAGGGGGCCGCGGAGGAGCCGGCCGGCCGGCAGGACGCAAGCGACTGTGGCCGCGCGGACACGGCCCCTTCCTCAAAGCGGAGACGGCGGAACCAGAGTTGTCTGGAGCTGGGCGGCACGCAGACATCCGAGCAGTCGGAGCTCCCCCTGCCTCCGTTTGAGCCGGAGGGACCGGAAACCGATGAGCCAG GGGAAGAATCTGACTTGTCCATTGAGCTGAGTTTGCACAATGAACCCGATATGCAGAGTTCTCTGCTGCAGGAGGAAGATGAAGAAGAAGATGAAGAGCTTCCCAGTTTCTCTTTGACAAGGGAGAACA AGCCTTCATCCATCACAGAGGGAATATGTGTCTGGTGTAAATTCAGAAACTACCCTTTCTGGCCAGCAATG GTAAAACGTGTGAACCATAGGAATAAAAAGGCAAGCATCATCTTCATTGATGACTTGTTGTTTGACAAGAAAAGAGTTCAAAAGGG ATTTTGTGTGTCCTTAAGAACCTTGAAACCTTTTGACTGTGAAGAGACAGATCAGTTTGTG GTTAAAGCTCGGGAGAAGTATAATACAGCCATCAACTGGTGCTTGGAGCTGATTCGGGACTACCGGATTCGCAAAG CCTGCGGTTCCTTCTCTGGCTCTTTTATTGAATACTTTGCAGATGACATAA GCTGCCCAGTCAGGAAGATGTACCTGCAGGACTCCTCCAATGTGTCCTTTCCCAGCACGCTGATAATGGAGGAGCAGAAGGAAGGATCGGATGTACATCTGGACAGCACACCATCCCGCTGCAGGCAGTCCAAGAAGCTGCTGCCTGACCGCTCCAAGGCTCTCCGGAACCGAGCGAACGAGAAACTGGTCCAGTTTATTGTCAAGAATCAGGGATTGGAGAAGCACCTGCAG GCGATCATCAGTGGCAGAGAGAACTCCAAGTGGATGAAGGAGTTCCTCAAGTTCAGCCGCTTCATGTCCTGGGTGGACACCTACCTGGAGGACGAGGCCCAGGTGGACCTGGTGTACAGCTACCTGAAGTCCATCTACGAGAATGCACCTGAGACCGCACCCTTCCTGACCGAGGTGGACACCATCCGCTTCATCCTGGACGTGCTGCTGCCCGAG